One segment of Syngnathus typhle isolate RoL2023-S1 ecotype Sweden linkage group LG9, RoL_Styp_1.0, whole genome shotgun sequence DNA contains the following:
- the slc5a3b gene encoding sodium/myo-inositol cotransporter, whose translation MGPGMEAADIAVVALYFVLVLVIGFFAMWKSNRSTVSGYFLAGRSMTWIVIGASLFVSNIGSEHFIGLAGSGAAGGFAVGAWEFNALLLLQLLGWVFIPVYIHSGVFTMPEYLSKRYGGIRLKVYFAFLSILLYIFTKLSVDLYAGALFIQESLGWNLYLSIGLLICMTAILTVTGGLVAVMYTDALQAVLMIGGAATLTTISLLKVGGLEGVKAKYMEAIPNVTAILATGNYTYSSSCRIHPKPNSLRILHGPLDEDIPWPGFILGQTTASIWYWCADQVIVQRVLAAKNIAHAKCATLMAGLLKILPMFLIVIPGMISRILFTDEIACIGPEHCMDVCGSQAGCSNIAYPRLVMAVMPVGLRGLMMAVMIAALMSDLDSIFNSASTIFTLDIYQTARKKASQRELLMVGRLFVVLMVVISIAWVPVIIEMQGGQTYLYIQEVAGYLTPPIAALFLLGVFWKRCNEKGAFWGGLTGSVLGTIRLILAFMYRQPRCDQPDTRPAFIVQVHYMYVAAGLFWISGFVAVVVSLLTSAPEEERIRTTTVWGLRFVEKLPDNPKDREQMYRLTEKNAFIGDASLHKTLPPDVRKEKCLDGADIKLLVTSTDHDPATPSAEPSPATTPADRFAKLDDGERHEVSRCIRLLDWICGFKEPSQDAQPKTAQQNAREIAEMLHEPPRVKLFLNLGLLFVCSVGIFMFVIFSL comes from the coding sequence ATGGGTCCTGGAATGGAAGCGGCTGACATCGCCGTCGTTGCGCTATACTTTGTCCTCGTGCTCGTCATCGGCTTTTTCGCCATGTGGAAATCCAACCGCAGCACCGTGAGCGGCTACTTCCTGGCCGGGCGCTCCATGACCTGGATAGTGATCGGCGCCTCGCTCTTTGTGAGTAATATCGGCAGCGAACATTTCATCGGACTGGCCGGGTCGGGAGCGGCAGGCGGCTTTGCTGTGGGAGCTTGGGAGTTCAACGCCCTTCTGCTTCTGCAGCTACTCGGCTGGGTCTTCATTCCCGTGTACATCCACTCGGGAGTGTTCACCATGCCCGAATACCTATCCAAGCGCTATGGGGGCATTCGGCTGAAGGTCTACTTTGCTTTCCTCTCAATTCTCCTCTACATTTTCACCAAGCTGTCTGTGGACTTGTACGCCGGCGCTCTCTTCATCCAGGAGTCGCTCGGGTGGAATCTTTACCTGTCTATAGGTCTGCTCATCTGCATGACTGCCATTCTCACTGTCACTGGTGGACTGGTGGCGGTTATGTACACAGACGCGCTTCAGGCCGTGTTGATGATCGGTGGAGCTGCAACATTAACCACCATCAGCCTTCTTAAAGTGGGTGGGCTAGAAGGTGTCAAAGCTAAGTACATGGAAGCTATCCCCAACGTGACCGCCATCTTGGCTACTGGGAACTATACGTATTCATCCTCTTGCCGTATCCACCCCAAACCCAACTCTCTCCGCATCCTCCACGGCCCCTTGGATGAAGACATTCCGTGGCCGGGGTTCATTCTGGGCCAAACCACCGCTTCCATTTGGTACTGGTGTGCTGACCAGGTCATAGTTCAGAGAGTGCTTGCGGCAAAGAACATTGCCCACGCTAAGTGCGCCACACTCATGGCGGGACTCCTTAAGATCCTTCCCATGTTTTTAATCGTCATCCCGGGTATGATCTCCCGCATCTTGTTCACAGACGAGATCGCCTGCATTGGGCCCGAACACTGCATGGATGTGTGCGGCTCTCAGGCGGGCTGCTCCAACATTGCGTACCCTCGTCTGGTCATGGCCGTGATGCCCGTGGGTCTCCGCGGTCtgatgatggcggtgatgaTCGCTGCCCTGATGAGCGACCTCGACTCCATCTTTAACAGCGCGAGCACCATCTTCACCCTGGACATCTACCAAACCGCTAGAAAGAAGGCGTCTCAGCGGGAGCTGCTCATGGTGGGTCGCCTTTTTGTGGTGCTCATGGTGGTCATAAGCATCGCTTGGGTTCCCGTCATCATCGAGATGCAAGGCGGTCAGACCTACCTTTACATCCAGGAGGTGGCCGGCTACCTTACCCCACCCATCGCCGCCCTCTTCTTACTTGGCGTCTTCTGGAAGCGGTGTAATGAGAAAGGGGCCTTCTGGGGAGGCCTGACCGGTTCCGTTCTGGGTACCATCCGACTGATCCTGGCTTTTATGTACCGCCAGCCTCGCTGCGACCAACCAGACACCCGGCCTGCTTTCATCGTTCAGGTCCATTACATGTATGTGGCAGCCGGTTTGTTCTGGATCTCAGGCTTTGTGGCCGTGGTGGTCAGTCTTCTCACATCTGCGCCGGAAGAGGAACGGATTCGCACCACCACGGTGTGGGGACTCCGTTTTGTGGAAAAATTGCCCGACAACCCAAAAGACAGAGAGCAAATGTACCGGCTGACTGAGAAGAACGCCTTCATCGGTGACGCAAGCCTGCACAAAACTTTGCCCCCGGATGTCAGAAAGGAGAAGTGTCTGGACGGTGCCGATATCAAACTCCTGGTCACGTCCACCGACCACGACCCGGCCACCCCCAGCGCGGAGCCATCCCCGGCGACCACTCCCGCGGACAGGTTCGCTAAACTGGACGACGGAGAACGCCACGAAGTCAGCCGCTGTATTCGCCTGCTGGACTGGATTTGCGGCTTCAAGGAGCCGTCGCAGGACGCGCAGCCAAAAACGGCCCAGCAAAATGCGAGGGAGATCGCGGAGATGCTCCACGAGCCACCGCGAGTCAAACTTTTCCTCAATCTTGGCCTGCTGTTCGTCTGCTCCGTGGGCATCTTTATGTTTGTTATTTTTTCGCTGTAG